A single region of the Ziziphus jujuba cultivar Dongzao chromosome 10, ASM3175591v1 genome encodes:
- the LOC107410686 gene encoding uncharacterized protein At1g08160 has translation MANPAPQPAKPARHRTSFLRIIAMLLLTLIILAGIAVLIIWLVIRPKHLIYTVDEGSIHNFNLSKDHLDSTFDFVIRAYNPNSKVSIYYDKIDVQVDYDDQILAYNGVQPFFQPHRSMNRLDVQLKAQSVELFPSVVEDLKLERSSGAVELIVRIKARIRFKVGAWRSSHRTLKIFCSPVLVHFSSSNTYERTFCDAVF, from the coding sequence ATGGCCAATCCTGCACCACAACCCGCAAAACCTGCCCGGCATAGGACGAGTTTTCTTCGAATCATTGCTATGCTCTTGCTAACCTTGATCATCCTTGCTGGTATAGCTGTGCTCATCATTTGGTTAGTGATCAGACCAAAACATCTAATTTACACCGTCGATGAGGGTTCGATCCATAACTTCAACCTGTCCAAAGATCATCTCGATTCCACCTTTGATTTTGTCATAAGGGCTTATAATCCCAACTCTAAAGTCTCTATCTACTATGACAAAATAGATGTTCAAGTGGATTATGATGATCAAATTCTAGCATACAATGGGGTGCAGCCATTCTTCCAACCCCATCGAAGTATGAACCGTTTGGATGTCCAGCTGAAAGCTCAATCTGTGGAACTATTTCCTTCTGTGGTTGAGGACCTAAAGCTCGAAAGATCATCCGGGGCAGTCGAATTAATTGTTCGTATCAAGGCAAGGATAAGGTTTAAGGTTGGAGCCTGGAGGTCAAGTCATAGGACTCTAAAGATTTTCTGCTCTCCTGTGTTGGTGCACTTCTCTAGCTCTAACACTTATGAGAGGACATTCTGTGATGCAGTTTTTTGA